The window ATATTGGAAGGTGAATCAGACTTTGGAATAGTAGGTGCTAAATATCAATCGAATCATCTAGAGTATATGGATTTGATTGAAGATAAATTGCTATTAGTTACCCCTAACAATAAAGATTTTACCATGAAAAATTATGCTATTTTAGATACAAGCATACTCACAAAGCATAAACTTATTTTAAGAGAAAAAGGTTCTGGAACAAGAGAACTTCTCGAAAATGAATTGGATAAAAATAAAATTTCACGCAGTCACTTAAAAACTATAGCTTATGTAGAAGATGCTGAAACCATTAAAACTTTAATTTCTTTAGGGGTAGGAGTAAGTTTTCTTTCAGAAAGGGCAATTCAAGAAGAGTTAGCTTGCAACAAATTCAAAGTTTATAATGTTAAAAACTTAAATCTAAATAGAAAATTTTATTTTGTCTATCACAAGAGTAGACAGTTGTCACCTTTGTGTGAAACTTTTAAAGATTTTATATTAGAATACATATCAACTGTTTCTCTTTAAGTATTTAAGCAACTTAATTTAAAGGAAATGTGATTTTCCAAAAAAAATCAGGCTATAGCCTGATTTTTTTATGCATTATAAAAT is drawn from Sporanaerobacter acetigenes DSM 13106 and contains these coding sequences:
- a CDS encoding selenium metabolism-associated LysR family transcriptional regulator is translated as MDLRQLETFVEVSKLKSFSKAAEKLFITQPTVTSHIQNLEKELGTVLINRSGKNMALTEAGSILYKYAINIINTCEMAKFDLDSYRGKIQGHLDICSSSVPRKYVLPNILKEFITIYPDVTFSLQDKDSREVVKSILEGESDFGIVGAKYQSNHLEYMDLIEDKLLLVTPNNKDFTMKNYAILDTSILTKHKLILREKGSGTRELLENELDKNKISRSHLKTIAYVEDAETIKTLISLGVGVSFLSERAIQEELACNKFKVYNVKNLNLNRKFYFVYHKSRQLSPLCETFKDFILEYISTVSL